One window from the genome of Pandoraea fibrosis encodes:
- the rsfS gene encoding ribosome silencing factor, with product MDIRKLQRLIVDALEDVKAQDIKVFNTSHLTALFDRVVIASGTSNRQTKALAASVRDKVKEAGGDIISMEGEDVGEWVLVDTGDAIVHIMQPALRQYYNLEEIWGEKPVRLKAAGTKAGAKASAQDDEDEEDDTLESPAPARRKAK from the coding sequence ATGGATATTCGCAAACTGCAGCGCCTGATCGTCGACGCCCTCGAAGACGTCAAGGCCCAAGACATCAAGGTGTTCAACACCTCGCACCTGACCGCCCTGTTCGACCGCGTGGTCATCGCGAGCGGCACCTCCAACCGCCAGACCAAGGCCCTCGCCGCCAGCGTGCGCGACAAGGTCAAGGAAGCCGGCGGCGACATCATCAGCATGGAAGGTGAAGATGTGGGCGAATGGGTGCTGGTCGACACGGGCGACGCCATCGTGCACATCATGCAGCCGGCGCTGCGCCAGTACTACAACCTCGAAGAGATCTGGGGCGAGAAGCCAGTACGCCTGAAGGCCGCCGGTACCAAGGCCGGCGCCAAGGCCAGCGCGCAAGACGACGAAGACGAAGAGGACGACACGCTCGAATCGCCGGCGCCCGCCCGCCGCAAGGCCAAGTAA
- a CDS encoding nicotinate-nucleotide adenylyltransferase, whose amino-acid sequence MTLSSAAAPHTPHRPPAGSVRRIGVLGGTFDPIHTGHLALGALFARTLALDELMLMPAGQQPQKQGSTPAGHRLAMTRLAAETLAAELARTQPATELIVSTREIERAGPSYTVDTLRDIRRDVGPRASLSLLIGSDQLVRLDTWHAWRELFDYANICAAARPGFNRDLASPQLRQVFAEREMSALGVQSTPCGGILIDDSLAVDISATELRATLAHARDEATPPANLPEPVWQYIRAQHLYRA is encoded by the coding sequence ATGACTCTCTCTTCCGCTGCGGCGCCGCACACGCCCCATAGGCCCCCCGCCGGTTCGGTCCGGCGCATTGGCGTGCTGGGCGGCACATTCGATCCGATTCACACCGGACACCTCGCGCTGGGCGCGCTTTTCGCCCGCACGCTGGCCCTCGACGAACTAATGCTGATGCCGGCGGGCCAGCAGCCGCAGAAACAAGGCAGCACGCCGGCCGGGCACCGGCTGGCGATGACACGCCTGGCCGCCGAAACCCTCGCCGCCGAACTGGCGCGCACGCAACCGGCGACAGAACTCATCGTCAGCACGCGCGAGATCGAGCGTGCCGGGCCGAGCTACACCGTCGATACGCTGCGCGACATCCGCCGCGATGTCGGGCCTCGGGCGTCGTTGTCGCTGCTCATCGGCTCGGACCAACTGGTGCGTCTGGATACGTGGCACGCGTGGCGGGAGCTGTTCGATTACGCCAACATCTGCGCCGCGGCGCGCCCCGGTTTCAACCGCGATTTGGCCTCGCCCCAACTGCGTCAAGTCTTCGCCGAAAGGGAAATGTCTGCGCTCGGGGTACAATCCACGCCATGCGGCGGCATTCTGATCGACGACTCACTCGCCGTCGACATCTCCGCCACCGAGTTGCGCGCCACTTTGGCGCACGCGCGAGACGAGGCCACGCCCCCGGCGAACCTGCCCGAACCCGTGTGGCAGTACATCCGCGCGCAACACCTGTACCGCGCTTGA
- the hemF gene encoding oxygen-dependent coproporphyrinogen oxidase — translation MTVQDAAPAPDTGAVRTYLLGLQDRIVETLERLDGKRFFADDWQRPADGALRGDGRTRVLDDGNFFERGGVNFSHVVGDKLPGSASASRPELAGRGFEALGVSLVLHPRNPYCPTVHFNVRILIATAPGELPAFWFGGGMDLTPYYPFEEDCQHFHQTCKDALDPFDTTWYPRFKAWCDDYFYLKHRQEPRGIGGIFFDDFSGGGFDTGFAVMQSVGDAFLDAYVPIIERRRGMPYGERERDFQAHRRGRYVEFNLVWDRGTHFGLQSGGRTESILMSMPPIVKWHYDWKPEPDTPEAKLYTDFLVRREWV, via the coding sequence ATGACAGTGCAAGACGCCGCACCGGCGCCCGATACGGGCGCGGTGCGAACTTATCTGCTCGGGCTTCAGGACCGCATTGTCGAGACGCTTGAACGCCTCGACGGCAAACGCTTCTTCGCCGACGACTGGCAACGCCCGGCCGACGGTGCGCTGCGCGGTGACGGCCGTACCCGCGTGCTCGACGATGGCAACTTCTTCGAGCGCGGCGGCGTGAATTTCTCCCATGTGGTCGGCGACAAGTTGCCGGGCTCGGCCAGCGCGTCGCGCCCCGAGCTGGCCGGACGCGGCTTCGAAGCCCTCGGCGTCTCGCTGGTCCTGCATCCGCGCAATCCGTACTGCCCGACCGTGCACTTCAACGTGCGCATTCTGATTGCGACCGCGCCGGGCGAGTTGCCGGCGTTCTGGTTCGGCGGTGGCATGGATCTCACGCCGTACTACCCGTTCGAAGAAGACTGCCAGCACTTCCACCAGACGTGCAAAGACGCGCTCGATCCGTTCGACACCACCTGGTATCCGCGCTTCAAGGCCTGGTGCGACGACTACTTCTATCTGAAGCACCGTCAGGAGCCGCGCGGCATCGGCGGTATCTTCTTCGACGACTTCTCCGGGGGCGGCTTCGATACGGGCTTTGCCGTCATGCAGAGCGTGGGCGACGCCTTCCTCGATGCCTATGTGCCGATCATCGAGCGCCGCCGCGGCATGCCGTATGGCGAGCGCGAGCGCGATTTTCAGGCGCACCGTCGTGGCCGTTACGTCGAATTCAACCTGGTCTGGGATCGCGGCACGCACTTCGGCCTGCAATCGGGAGGGCGTACCGAATCCATCCTGATGTCGATGCCACCGATCGTGAAATGGCATTACGACTGGAAGCCCGAGCCGGATACCCCCGAGGCGAAGCTCTATACCGACTTCCTCGTGCGCCGCGAGTGGGTGTGA